A genomic region of Fusarium oxysporum Fo47 chromosome VI, complete sequence contains the following coding sequences:
- a CDS encoding uncharacterized protein (domain of unknown function-domain containing protein) codes for MKYPINVDAVPLIKLSDMAQRREIRTASEDWTGITSSAERRKLQNRLNQRAYERRKASRRSASLHLKQGSRPRYVSMATTDTPDAPEPPSALQYLNLIKPPAGFKPRSGCLLLRPDAQGAIREFVKKAYEDYVLGCPQPWYLSTLIQVNVFNALVQNGIALGFSDCWQRKSVISPFSIIGPVQSCDSYPLNLQPTALQRTVPHHPWIDLFPIPQMRDNILLSLRHLDMDELCGDLLDVKPGLDGKPSLIVWGDPWDLRGWEATPLFLQKWGWMLEGCRDILQATNHWRESRGEDKILF; via the exons ATGAAATATCCAATTAACGTGGATGCGGTCCCTCTCATTAAGCTGAGTGACATGGCGCAGCGTAGAGAGATACGTACCGCAAGCGAGGACTGGACTGGCATAACAAGCAGCGCTGAGAGACGCAAGCTGCAGAACCGCCTCAACCAAAGGGCATATG aaagaagaaaagcgTCAAGACGATCGGCATCATTACATCTAAAGCAAGGCAGCAGACCGCGTTACGTTTCCATGGCCACAACAGATACGCCGGATGCGCCGGAACCACCATCTGCTCTTCAGTATCTGAATCTGATAAAACCTCCCGCAGGCTTCAAGCCTAGATCGGGATGTCTACTGCTCCGCCCGGACGCCCAAGGCGCAATCCGCGAGTTCGTCAAAAAGGCCTATGAAGATTATGTGCTGGGTTGCCCGCAGCCATGGTACTTGTCAACTCTCATCCAGGTCAACGTCTTCAACGCCCTTGTTCAGAATGGTATCGCATTGGGATTCTCAGACTGTTGGCAAAGAAAGAGTGTCATCTCTCCTTTCTCTATAATTGGACCAGTGCAGTCCTGTGACTCTTACCCGCTAAATCTTCAGCCAACAGCCTTGCAGAGGACTGTTCCCCATCATCCGTGGATTGACCTTTTCCCAATCCCCCAAATGAGGGATAATATCCTGCTCTCACTCCGCCACCTGGATATGGATGAGCTATGCGGCGACCTGCTCGACGTTAAGCCTGGCTTGGACGGGAAGCCGAGCCTGATAGTCTGGGGAGACCCTTGGGACCTCCGTGGATGGGAGGCAACTCCTTTATTTTTACAGAAATGGGGGTGGATGCTAGAAGGATGTCGAGATATCCTTCAAGCTACTAATCACTGGCGTGAGAGCCGAGGAGAGGACAAAATACTCTTCTAG
- a CDS encoding bacterial hemoglobin, translated as MLARTIIWRAGRGALYQVYRRTYVSTALTPEQIKVVQSTIPALEKHGVEITTLFYRQLLNKHPELKNIFNTAHQDTGEQPAALAHAVWAYAANIENPDAMKAAISRIGHKHASLGVTADQYTVVGQGLLSAIKQILGDGVNSKVLDAWEAAYRQLAEYFINFEEGLYQEAMATPGGWKGWRKFFISDKVGESEEIISFHLTPADKGALPSYKPGQFVSIRCFMPELGAYQPRQYSLSDVPNGKYFQISVKREFASDIKPAGRVSNVLHDSLPEGSEVDISMPFGDFVLDINNTAPVVFISGGVGLTPMMAMLKKITEEGKPRKVVFIHAARNSRVHAMKDTLIEIVRDHPEVTRLVYYERVEEDDILGLDYDHEGRVDLAEVKHKVILPDANYYICGPPPFMNSQSKALRDLGVDEKHIHMEVFGSPAS; from the coding sequence ATGCTGGCTCGGACCATTATCTGGCGTGCTGGACGCGGGGCGCTCTATCAGGTGTATCGAAGAACGTATGTCTCGACCGCACTGACTCCGGAGCAGATCAAAGTCGTCCAATCGACCATCCCCGCACTGGAAAAACACGGCGTTGAGATTACAACGCTCTTCTATCGCCAATTGCTCAATAAACACcctgagctcaagaacatcttcaacactgCCCATCAAGATACTGGCGAGCAGCCAGCCGCCCTCGCGCACGCCGTGTGGGCATATGCCGCCAATATTGAGAACCCCGATGCCATGAAGGCAGCTATTTCCCGCATTGGACATAAACATGCGAGCTTGGGAGTTACTGCAGACCAATATACCGTCGTCGGCCAAGGGTTACTCTCGGCGATCAAGCAAATCCTTGGGGACGGAGTTAATTCAAAGGTCTTGGATGCTTGGGAAGCTGCATACCGCCAACTCGCCGAGTATTTCATTAATTTTGAGGAAGGATTGTATCAAGAAGCCATGGCGACACCCGGCGGCTGGAAAGGATGGCGCAAGTTCTTCATCTCTGACAAAGTGGGAGAGAGCGAGGAAATTATCTCATTCCATCTCACACCAGCCGACAAGGGAGCTCTGCCATCCTATAAGCCTGGCCAGTTTGTCAGCATCCGATGCTTTATGCCTGAGCTTGGGGCATACCAGCCCCGGCAATATAGTCTATCTGACGTGCCAAATGGAAAGTATTTTCAAATTTCCGTTAAAAGAGAATTCGCATCTGATATAAAACCGGCCGGCCGAGTATCCAATGTTCTTCACGATTCGCTGCCGGAGGGGTCGGAGGTGGATATCAGCATGCCATTTGGTGATTTCGTCTTGGACATCAACAATACAGCGCCCGTGGTGTTTATTAGCGGAGGAGTCGGACTGACACCTATGATGGcaatgctgaagaagataaCAGAGGAAGGAAAACCGAGGAAAGTGGTGTTCATCCATGCTGCACGCAACTCACGTGTCCATGCTATGAAAGACACTCTCATCGAGATTGTGAGAGACCATCCGGAAGTCACCCGCCTTGTTTACTATGAGCgggttgaagaagacgatatACTGGGGCTTGATTACGATCACGAGGGGCGCGTGGACCTTGCAGAGGTTAAGCATAAGGTGATTCTGCCCGACGCGAATTACTACATCTGCGGGCCACCGCCGTTTATGAATTCACAGAGCAAGGCACTTCGGGATTTGGGTGTTGATGAGAAACACATTCACATGGAGGTATTTGGGTCGCCAGCTTCCTGA
- a CDS encoding glycoside hydrolase superfamily yields MRSLTISGLVALAALPQLGLSSALERRQTSSNTATVDLSKGRGPPKHLASGFIYGIPDSGFGQSPTQIPDHFYTDMGFNYARAGGAQMNEGGWVQGLQAYAARFNSTKQNYLTSRKFGARFQLLPHDIWGTDHATSTTAWPGDNGDWTDYDKFLNQLLGDLQSNNMLDGLDIDIWNEADGYFWSRSQDQYLQMWKRTYQRIRSSSAFKNVLLVGPSSAGQPSTSNSWWVAFVKYVMANKVVPDQWTWHDEPGDVANDHGNWQALRQQYNAPDNQVNINEYAVFSQQVATGAAWWISRLERYNYIGLRGNWLSGCALHDFMASLLGKSDDNSCTAGGYVPNGEYQVYKYYNLNMTGTRATTTGSGDGKLDVYTTIGTDKVRVLTGVNIATGTWYITINNLSSVGLPTSGSLAIHTYGFVDNGHYGGVSAPTDRGVYSHTYSGNSVTFPVYQTNVDKNTAWAFEFAVGH; encoded by the exons ATGCGATCTCTGACTATCAGCGGCCTGGTGGCCTTGGCAGCGCTACCTCAGCTGGGCCTTTCGTCTGCCCTCGAGCGCCGCCAAACGTCATCCAACACGGCTACAGTCGACCTCTCCAAGGGTCGTGGGCCGCCGAAGCACTTGGCTTCTGGGTTTATCTACGGCATTCCTGACTCCGGGTTTGGCCAATCCCCAACTCAGATCCCTGATCACTTTTACACTGACATGGGCTTTAACTATGCCCGTGCCGGAGGCGCACAGATGAACGAGGGTGGCTGGGTTCAGGGCCTTCAAGCCTATGCCGCGCGATTCAACTCGACCAAGCAGAACTATCTGACCTCTCGCAAGTTCGGTGCCAGGTTCCAGCTCTTGCCCCACGATATCTGGGGCACTGATCATGCAACCTCAACTACGGCCTGGCCTGGCGATAATGGCGATTGGACAGATTACGACAAGTTCTTGAACCAGTTGCTTGGTGACCTGCAATCTAACAACATGTTGGACGGCTTGGATATCGACATCTGGAACGA AGCCGATGGTTACTTTTGGAGCCGCAGCCAAGATCAATATCTGCAGATGTGGAAGCGCACATACCAACGCATTCGATCCT CCTCCGCATTTAAAAacgtcctcctcgtcggtCCCTCCAGTGCTGGACAGCCTTCGACCTCAAACAGTTGGTGGGTGGCATTTGTGAAATATGTCATGGCCAATAAGGTAGTTCCCGACCAGTGGACGTGGCATGACGAACCTGGCGACGTGGCCAATGACCATGGTAACTGGCAAGCACTTCGTCAGCAGTACAATGCACCCGACAACcaagtcaacatcaacgaaTACGCCGTCTTCTCACAGCAGGTTGCGACAGGTGCAGCCTGGTGGATCTCACGTCTGGAGCGATACAACTACATCGGACTTCGTGGAAACTGGCTCAGCGGATGCGCCTTGCACGACTTCATGGCATCTCTGCTAGGCAAGTCCGATGACAACAGCTGCACCGCCGGAGGGTACGTCCCCAACGGCGAGTACCAAGTCTACAAGTATTACAACCTCAACATGACCGGCACTCGAGCCACCACGACTGGGAGCGGGGACGGGAAGCTGGACGTGTATACAACTATCGGAACAGACAAGGTTCGCGTTTTGACGGGCGTGAATATCGCTACTGGTACGTGGTACATTACCATAAACAACCTCAGCTCCGTGGGTCTCCCGACTTCAGGCAGTCTTGCTATCCACACCTATGGATTTGTTGATAATGGCCACTATGGAGGAGTCTCAGCCCCCACTGATAGAGGAGTGTATTCGCATACCTACTCTGGAAACTCCGTGACGTTTCCTGTTTACCAGACGAATGTTGATAAAAACACTGCTTGGGCTTTTGAGTTTGCAGTTGGTCATTGA
- a CDS encoding uncharacterized protein (expressed protein): protein PDPSLPVISHFIDVYKKKIHLQPLPVFVEPDLAAKLNTAPRYLLWSFMSLMLNFSTHNFFNGQESTAAEFYSREAEQTVMEESSEGVPAIELVQALCLIALKHLKSTLSLFLKFIILTDYSAQKLNRAWMTTGTASRIEALRLLSYECLSTPRDHAQTRSYWLVHALECLFVPIKTTTSDLQIPDYPDLTLIPPLPDSSGTEEAAQDTVHVTGSSTTEIDRVGIIAHSLRIIDIWGELTSYLHTLRQGKTEKSWSPDSIHMRINLELIEFEAKSPKKLFLCNAYLSRRTKDEVSRYPEFWNRFMVGQLMWHATHAILNHPFIHLSVLASRGNIPPSCFFMQQRIDMAIYHSNWTFRLLEMFDNLMDIVDPMIANAMASTATVSWLFQFSKDQEIAQKAQNNLSKCEEFLCQVAQTWPHISQKIDALRKLQALARENYRQCSSQGTTISFQSAWFWDLLSPRPSFGANEARAPDLRGETKSEISLKNHFVLPLHDGLGSEPGNPLVGLAVDPFLVMPGELELFNIDSLSHDFFQSGLWDPI from the exons CCCGATCCGAGCTTGCCAGTCATTAGTCATTTTATTGATgtttataagaagaagatccaCCTCCAACCCTTACCAGTATTTGTCGAACCAGACCTTGCTGCAAAGCTAAACACAGCACCTCGATATCTTCTCTGGAGCTTCATGTCTCTCATGTTGAACTTTTCTACTCACAATTTTTTTAACGGCCAGGAATCAACTGCAGCTGAGTTCTACTCACGCGAAGCTGAGCAGACTGTCATGGAAGAGTCCTCCGAGGGGGTACCAGCGATAGAACTAGTACAGGCTTTATGCTTAATAGCTTTGAAGCATCTCAAGAGTACGCTAAGTCTGTTCCtaaaatttattatactGACCGATTATTCAGCCCAAAAGCTCAACCGTGCTTGGATGACGACGGGGACTGCCTCAAGAATAGAGGCCCTACGGCTTCTCTCCTACGAATGTCTATCTACACCCAGGGACCATGCACAGACTCGATCCTACTGGCTTGTACATGCTCTCGAATGCCTTTTTGTACCAATTAAAACCACTACGTCTGATTTGCAAATTCCAGACTATCCCGACTTGACTCTGATACCACCTCTGCCTGACTCTTCTGGTACAGAAGAAGCTGCCCAGGATACCGTACATGTGACTGGCTCATCTACCACTGAGATCGATAGAGTCGGCATTATCGCACACAGTTTGCGCATCATCGACATATGGGGAGAACTCACATCCTATTTGCACACTCTTCGACAGGGCAAAACTGAAAAGTCTTGGTCGCCTGACTCAATACATATGAGAATAAATCTTGAGCTGATCGAGTTTGAAGCCAAGAGTCCTAAAAAGCTCTTTCTTTGCAATGCATACCTCTCTAGGCGAACCAAAGATGAAGTTTCTCGGTATCCCGAGTTTTGGAACCGCTTTATGGTAGGCCAGCTGATGTGGCACGCCACCCACGCCATTCTCAACCACCCTTTTATCCATCTATCTGTCTTGGCCTCTCGAGGTAACATCCCTCCGTCATGCTTCTTCATGCAGCAAAGGATTGATATGGCGATTTATCATTCCAACTGGACATTTCGACTACTCGAAATGTTCGATAACCTAATGGATATAGTTGATCCGATGATTGCGAACGCAATGGCCAGTACTGCGACGGTCTCCTGGTTATTTCAATTCTCCAAGGACCAGGAGATCGCTCAAAAGGCGCAGAATAACTTAAGCAAATGTGAAGAATTCTTGTGCCAAGTAGCTCAGACCTGGCCGCACATTTCACAGAAG ATTGATGCTCTACGAAAGCTCCAGGCACTCGCTAGGGAGAACTACCGGCAATGCTCAAGTCAAGGCACAACAATCAGCTTTCAATCTGCATGGTTTTGGGACCTCCTTTCACCCAGGCCTTCGTTCGGGGCGAATGAGGCTCGTGCACCTGACTTGAGAGGTGAGACCAAGTCCGAGATTAGTCTCAAGAACCATTTTGTTTTGCCTCTGCATGATGGTTTAGGCTCCGAGCCAGGCAATCCCCTCGTTGGGTTGGCTGTCGATCCGTTCTTGGTCATGCCTGGAGAGCTGGAGCTGTTCAATATTGACTCATTGTCCCATGACTTTTTCCAGAGCGGACTTTGGGACCCAATCTGA
- a CDS encoding FAD-dependent pyridine nucleotide-disulfide oxidoreductase yields MPQRIIIIGGVAGGMSAATRLRRLDESAIITVFEQGAYTGFANCGIPYALGKVIEHDEELILRTPDDFKQRFNIDVHLHAEVLNINREKHSVSVRTGGDDCIRQFGYDKLILAQGAEALRPSCAGTELGNIATMQTIADLQKVHDLLSHYDAKHICVIGAGFIGIEVAENLRRLGLDVSIVEYGSHVFPPIDGEMAEILHSELRNNGIQLFLSESAHKIDKSQVILSSGCVLPADLVILAAGVRARTGLARQAGLVLGATGVSVNTHMQTSDPDIYAVGDMVETQNNIMEKPAMLALAGPANRQGRMAADHICGKAVNYHGNVGTSVCRVFGLTLGFVGLSTQVLRRLGHDPLSITVHPPDHAGYFPGSQTMTIRLAFRKETGHIMGVQIIGRGGVDKRIDVLATAMQFGSTVFDLEHLELGYAPPYGSAKDAVNMAGFVASNVLRGDCKIVQAEQLTREKLDKLQVVDVRSPEEFARGHLQKAVNLPLNDLRQQSGTLDRSRPTMVYCQVGYRGYLAYCILRQFGFDVVNLDGGFKTVVQGGYQSLYS; encoded by the coding sequence ATGCCCCAGAGAATTATTATCATTGGTGGTGTTGCGGGTGGTATGTCCGCGGCCACCCGTCTTCGGCGTCTCGATGAGTCAGCCATCATTACTGTATTCGAACAGGGAGCTTATACCGGCTTCGCCAACTGCGGCATCCCCTACGCGCTGGGCAAGGTTATTGAGCATGACGAGGAGTTGATCCTACGCACACCGGATGACTTTAAGCAGCGATTTAATATCGATGTTCATCTTCACGCTGAAGTACTCAATATCAATCGTGAAAAACACTCAGTCAGTGTACGGACTGGAGGAGATGACTGCATTCGTCAATTTGGATACGACAAGCTCATCCTTGCCCAGGGTGCCGAGGCACTTCGCCCTTCATGTGCTGGGACGGAATTGGGCAACATTGCCACAATGCAGACAATTGCTGACCTTCAAAAGGTACATGATTTGCTGTCACATTACGATGCAAAGCACATATGTGTGATTGGAGCCGGATTCATCGGTATCGAGGTGGCTGAGAACTTGCGAAGGCTTGGACTCGATGTTTCAATAGTCGAGTATGGGTCGCATGTCTTTCCGCCTATTGATGGCGAGATGGCTGAGATACTTCACTCAGAACTCCGTAACAACGGAATCCAGCTATTTCTGAGCGAATCAGCCCATAAGATCGATAAATCCCAAGTCATATTATCTAGTGGATGCGTACTACCCGCTGACTTGGTGATTTTGGCTGCAGGGGTCAGGGCAAGAACAGGTCTGGCAAGGCAGGCTGGTTTAGTATTGGGCGCGACCGGAGTCAGCGTCAACACTCACATGCAAACCTCTGACCCTGACATATATGCAGTCGGAGATATGGTTGAGACACAAAACAATATCATGGAGAAGCCAGCAATGCTCGCCCTAGCTGGTCCAGCCAACAGACAAGGTCGAATGGCGGCTGACCATATCTGCGGCAAAGCGGTGAATTATCATGGTAATGTTGGCACATCCGTCTGTCGGGTGTTTGGTCTGACGCTCGGCTTTGTCGGACTTTCGACTCAAGTACTCCGTCGACTTGGTCATGATCCTCTTTCGATCACGGTGCACCCCCCTGATCATGCAGGATATTTTCCAGGTTCACAAACTATGACTATCAGACTTGCCTTCCGGAAAGAAACAGGCCACATAATGGGAGTGCAGATTATAGGCAGGGGTGGTGTTGACAAAAGAATAGACGTTTTGGCGACAGCTATGCAGTTTGGCAGCACGGTCTTTGATCTCGAGCATCTTGAGCTGGGATACGCACCACCATATGGCTCGGCAAAGGATGCAGTCAATATGGCTGGCTTTGTGGCATCTAATGTTCTTCGTGGAGACTGTAAGATTGTTCAAGCTGAACAGCTTACTAGAGAGAAACTCGACAAACTGCAAGTTGTGGACGTCCGCTCCCCCGAGGAATTTGCTCGTGGTCATCTTCAGAAGGCAGTCAATCTCCCGCTCAACGACCTAAGGCAACAGTCGGGCACCCTGGATAGGTCAAGACCAACTATGGTATACTGTCAAGTTGGTTACCGCGGCTATTTGGCTTACTGTATTCTCAGACAGTTCGGGTTTGATGTCGTTAATCTGGACGGGGGCTTCAAAACAGTAGTTCAAGGAGGATATCAATCGCTATATAGTTGA
- a CDS encoding aspartic peptidase domain-containing protein, with product MGSVTRFASAVLATSTLLGAASAAVLDMPMVIKDGYKMVQVGVGKPEQDFLLLFDTGSASTWMIDSECATECLHYNKDRVGYNFTASSTGKYTGEDASIDYLGGKVAGPTVEERFEAHGLTWQSKFIAANESNWSSLAAAGFMGLAFGSIADGGATPVFETLMAEKKVDEPRFGIYYSKEDGDDTKGKPGKGLLTLGGSKEKEYVKGDLIDIPINTNLNDYDVWRSVLHSTTASTKGKNSSQTRSKVDIDVRVVFDTGASGITLPESKIVEVYESIGMNWTAILNGDHIPLCSEFTKDWSVAFEVGYYGDSRFLNVTGDQLALPGFANRDDACWPPMDSGAEGFALLGTRFLKNFYTVWDYGVFPEEAGFIRPTLSFGYLKEGK from the exons ATGGGTTCTGTCACTCGTTTCGCTTCGGCCGTTTTGGCGACTTCGACCCTTCTCGGCGCTGCCTCAGCTGCCGTTTTGGACATGCCCATGGTCATCAAGGATGGCTAT AAAATGGTTCAGGTCGGCGTCGGAAAGCCCGAGCAAgacttccttcttctcttcgacACTGGAAGTGCTTCGACTTGGATGATCGATAGCGAGTGCGCCACGGAGTGTCTCCACTACAACAAGGACCGAGTCGGGTATAACTTCACCGCATCTTCTACTGGCAAATACACGGGAGAGGACGCCTCCATCGACTATCTCGGAGGAAAAGTTGCTGGCCCGACCGTGGAAGAGCGCTTCGAGGCGCACGGGCTGACCTGGCAGTCGAAGTTTATCGCAGCCAACGAGAGCAATTGGTCTTCGCTGGCCGCTGCCGGCTTCATGGGCCTGGCTTTTGGTAGCATCGCTGATGGCGGCGCTACACCCGTTTTCGAGACTCTTatggcggagaagaaggtggaCGAGCCTCGATTCGGAATTTACTATTcgaaagaagatggcgaCGATACCAAGGGCAAGCCGGGAAAGGGCCTCCTCACACTAGGAGGgtccaaggagaaggagtaCGTCAAGGGCGACTTGATTGATATTCcgatcaacaccaacctcaaTGACTATGATGTCTGGAGATCCGTACTTCACAGCACTACCGCCTCAACAAAGGGAAAGAACAGCTCCCAGACCAGATCTAAGGTCGACATCGATGTTAGGGTTGTATTTGACACTGGAGCTTCTGGTATCACACTTCCCGAGTCCAAGATCGTCGAAGTTTACGAATCTATCGGCATGAACTGGACGGCAATTCTCAACGGCGACCATATTCCCCTGTGCAGCGAGTTTACCAAGGACTGGTCTGTTGCCTTCGAGGTTGGCTACTACGGTGACAGCAGGTTCCTCAACGTCACCGGCGATCAACTGGCTCTTCCTGGTTTTGCAAACAGAGACGATGCTTGCTGGCCACCGATGGATTCTGGGGCTGAGGGCTTCGCCTTGCTTGGTACTCGGTTCCTGAAGAACTTCTACACCGTCTGGGACTACGGCGTGTTCCCCGAGGAGGCTGGGTTCATCCGTCCCACCCTGTCTTTTGGCTACTTGAAGGAAGGCAAATAG
- a CDS encoding alcohol dehydrogenase, with protein sequence MSLPQKSTQWVVKRFDGPLGLEMQVAPIPQLGPNDVMIKVHAISLNYHDVGTTRGHFEHALKDVVPVSDGSGVIIAIGSNIQDFQIGDRVTTIMNGAHQSGPMKPHYINLLLGNAYHGVLQEYVVIPAQYVIALPRNLSFIEGSTLPVAGLTAWNALFGAQGRPLLPGQWVLTQGTGGVSTFAILFAKAAGAKVIATTSSAEKAKKLQEMGADHVINYREVENWGAQAQALTPGGDGVDVVVEIGGGATLKQSLVAVKMDGLISVVGVRAGAHPEEQPVLMDMFFRFCTTRIAYVGPRVQFEEMNRAIEANNIKPVIDGRVFSLEEARDAFEYLESMKHFGKVCIEVVKSV encoded by the exons ATGTCCCTCCCGCAGAAATCGACACAGTGGGTGGTTAAGCGATTCGATGGCCCATTGGGGCTTGAGATGCAGGTGGCGCCTATCCCTCAACTTGGGCCCAACGACGTCATGATAAAGG TCCACGCTATTTCCTTGAACTACCACGACGTCGGCACCACCAGA GGCCATTTCGAACATGCCTTGAAAGATGTCGTTCCTGTCTCGGATGGATCTGGGGTTATTATAGCCATCGGGTCTAATATCCAGGACTTTCAGATCGGCGACAGAGTCACGACAATCATGAACGGAGCACATCAATCTGGTCCGATGAAGCCGCACTACATCAACTTGCTATTGGGAAACGCTTATCATGGCGTCCTCCAAGAGTATGTCGTCATTCCAGCACAATACGTGATTGCTCTTCCACGCAACCTCAGCTTTATTGAGGGTAGCACATTGCCAGTGGCAGGGCTGACTGCCTGGAACGCTCTGTTTGGTGCCCAAGGTCGCCCTCTACTCCCGGGGCAGTGGGTTCTCACACAGGGAACTGGCGGCGTAAGCACCTTTGCTATCCTT TTCGCCAAGGCAGCTGGCGCCAAAGTCATTGCGACCACGTCCTCAGCTgaaaaagccaagaagcttcaagAAATGGGGGCTGACCATGTCATTAACTATCGCGAAGTTGAAAACTGGGGTGCCCAAGCGCAGGCTCTTACGCCAGGAGGGGATGGAGTTGACGTTGTGGTCGAAATCGGAGGCGGTGCGACTCTAAAACAG TCCCTGGTTGCGGTGAAGATGGACGGACTTATCTCTGTCGTTGGAGTACGGGCTGGTGCTCACCCTGAAGAGCAGCCAGTTCTTATGGACATGTTTTTCAGGTTCTGCACTACACGTATCGCATACGTGGGCCCCCGCGTGCAATTTGAGGAGATGAATCGTGCAATTGAAGCCAACAATATTAAGCCAGTGATTGATGGGCGGGTTTTCAGCCTCGAAGAGGCCAGGGATGCTTTCGAATACTTGGAGAGCATGAAGCATTTCGGCAAGGTCTGCATCGAGGTGGTCAAAAGTGTCTAA
- a CDS encoding L-asparaginase II, which produces MTRSTAARHNRVTTDRNGIIENVHYVHVAVTDSEGCIIFSVGDPTRFTLARSTAKPAQAVAIIETGVCDTVFDQVDLALICASHNCEDKHVERAKAMMVKAGAQEVQYRCGGHASISPAINKLWAKRGVDYTGGVYNNCSGKHAGMIAGALAIGTDPQDYHLPEHPMQVRTKQVVEDLCPNPSLVQWGVDGCNLPAPAFPLFYLAQMYAKFAAAADTPEISSSTRTKNLARVYHAMTQHPEFVAGEGRFCTELMEAYGGQLMGKLGADGCYAVGIRECADTKRLGVHGAVGISVKVDDGNYEVLYAVVMEVLEQLNIGTIQTRMSLQEWHYFKRRNTVEVVIGSVNLDDIQLHDE; this is translated from the coding sequence ATGACACGAAGCACAGCAGCCCGACACAACCGGGTCACCACGGATAGAAATGGCATAATCGAAAACGTCCACTATGTCCACGTCGCTGTCACCGACTCTGAGGGCTGTATCATCTTTTCTGTTGGCGATCCCACAAGATTCACCCTTGCCCGCTCAACGGCAAAACCTGCACAAGCTGTTGCAATCATCGAGACAGGGGTCTGTGACACTGTCTTTGATCAAGTTGACCTTGCCCTCATCTGTGCTTCACATAATTGTGAAGATAAGCATGTGGAAAGGGCCAAGGCCATGATGGTCAAAGCTGGAGCTCAGGAAGTACAGTACCGCTGTGGTGGACACGCGTCCATATCTCCGGCTATCAACAAGCTCTGGGCCAAGAGAGGTGTCGACTACACTGGAGGTGTCTATAATAATTGTTCTGGCAAACATGCTGGTATGATAGCTGGTGCTCTCGCCATCGGTACCGACCCCCAAGACTACCACTTACCTGAACATCCCATGCAAGTCCGTACCAAACAAGTGGTCGAAGACCTCTGCCCTAATCCAAGCCTTGTCCAATGGGGTGTTGATGGGTGCAACCTGCCAGCCCCAGCCTTCCCACTCTTCTACTTGGCTCAGATGTATGCCAAATTCGCCGCCGCGGCCGATACGCCAGAGATATCTTCTTCCACAAGGACTAAGAACCTCGCACGAGTTTATCATGCCATGACACAACACCCCGAGTTTGTTGCAGGAGAGGGGAGATTCTGTACAgagctgatggaagcatACGGAGGACAGTTGATGGGCAAGCTAGGTGCTGATGGGTGCTATGCTGTAGGGATACGCGAGTGCGCCGACACTAAGCGTCTAGGAGTCCACGGTGCTGTGGGCATTTCCGTCAAGGTAGATGATGGAAACTACGAGGTTCTCTATGCTGTGGTAATGGAGGTTCTGGAGCAGCTCAACATCGGAACAATCCAGACAAGAATGTCACTACAAGAGTGGCATTATTTCAAAAGGCGGAATACTGTGGAAGTCGTTATTGGTTCCGTCAATCTCGACGACATACAACTGCACGACGAGTAA